One region of Polyodon spathula isolate WHYD16114869_AA chromosome 25, ASM1765450v1, whole genome shotgun sequence genomic DNA includes:
- the LOC121299516 gene encoding transmembrane and death domain protein 1-like isoform X1 yields MQRIADDIGLHQMDRISDLLTPTECQDLHQVLTNPEQNILEEVDRMSKQNSNLDINEKRKKRSITTPAECTRIMKEWLATVGNSMYYDRLARALRKIGRSDVSREMGKNINQDKSLGMKKYVEDFQKGVEAMKSSMIAADSDKSADRLRWERECKTRQADRQAVKQTDRQADRTDI; encoded by the exons ATGCAGAGAA TTGCTGATGATATTGGGCTACACCAGATGGACCGGATTTCTGATCTGCTCACCCCCACTGAGTGCCAAGATCTGCACCAGGTCCTGACCAACCCAGAGCAGAACATCCTGGAGGAAGTAGACCGGATGtccaaacaaaacagcaacctcGACATTAATGAGAAACGGAAGAAGCGATCCATCA CTACCCCTGCAGAGTGTACGAGGATCATGAAGGAGTGGCTGGCCACTGTTGGAAACAGCATGTATTACGATAGACTCGCCAGAGCATTGCGGAAGATCGGGAGGTCAGATGTCTCAAGAG AGATGGGGAAGAACATCAACCAAGACAAGTCCCTGGGGATGAAGAAGTATGTGGAGGACTTCCAGAAGGGGGTCGAAGCCATGAAGTCTTCCATGATAGCAGCTGACTCAGACAAGTCTGCAGACAGGCTCCGCTGGGAGAGAGAATGTAAGacaagacaggcagacagacaggctgtcAAACAAAcggacaggcaggcagacagaacTGATATATAG
- the LOC121299516 gene encoding uncharacterized protein LOC121299516 isoform X4: MQRIADDIGLHQMDRISDLLTPTECQDLHQVLTNPEQNILEEVDRMSKQNSNLDINEKRKKRSIKMGKNINQDKSLGMKKYVEDFQKGVEAMKSSMIAADSDKSADRLRWERECKTRQADRQAVKQTDRQADRTDI; the protein is encoded by the exons ATGCAGAGAA TTGCTGATGATATTGGGCTACACCAGATGGACCGGATTTCTGATCTGCTCACCCCCACTGAGTGCCAAGATCTGCACCAGGTCCTGACCAACCCAGAGCAGAACATCCTGGAGGAAGTAGACCGGATGtccaaacaaaacagcaacctcGACATTAATGAGAAACGGAAGAAGCGATCCATCA AGATGGGGAAGAACATCAACCAAGACAAGTCCCTGGGGATGAAGAAGTATGTGGAGGACTTCCAGAAGGGGGTCGAAGCCATGAAGTCTTCCATGATAGCAGCTGACTCAGACAAGTCTGCAGACAGGCTCCGCTGGGAGAGAGAATGTAAGacaagacaggcagacagacaggctgtcAAACAAAcggacaggcaggcagacagaacTGATATATAG
- the LOC121299516 gene encoding transmembrane and death domain protein 1-like isoform X2 — MQRIADDIGLHQMDRISDLLTPTECQDLHQVLTNPEQNILEEVDRMSKQNSNLDINEKRKKRSIKCTRIMKEWLATVGNSMYYDRLARALRKIGRSDVSREMGKNINQDKSLGMKKYVEDFQKGVEAMKSSMIAADSDKSADRLRWERECKTRQADRQAVKQTDRQADRTDI, encoded by the exons ATGCAGAGAA TTGCTGATGATATTGGGCTACACCAGATGGACCGGATTTCTGATCTGCTCACCCCCACTGAGTGCCAAGATCTGCACCAGGTCCTGACCAACCCAGAGCAGAACATCCTGGAGGAAGTAGACCGGATGtccaaacaaaacagcaacctcGACATTAATGAGAAACGGAAGAAGCGATCCATCA AGTGTACGAGGATCATGAAGGAGTGGCTGGCCACTGTTGGAAACAGCATGTATTACGATAGACTCGCCAGAGCATTGCGGAAGATCGGGAGGTCAGATGTCTCAAGAG AGATGGGGAAGAACATCAACCAAGACAAGTCCCTGGGGATGAAGAAGTATGTGGAGGACTTCCAGAAGGGGGTCGAAGCCATGAAGTCTTCCATGATAGCAGCTGACTCAGACAAGTCTGCAGACAGGCTCCGCTGGGAGAGAGAATGTAAGacaagacaggcagacagacaggctgtcAAACAAAcggacaggcaggcagacagaacTGATATATAG
- the LOC121299516 gene encoding transmembrane and death domain protein 1-like isoform X3, whose product MDRISDLLTPTECQDLHQVLTNPEQNILEEVDRMSKQNSNLDINEKRKKRSITTPAECTRIMKEWLATVGNSMYYDRLARALRKIGRSDVSREMGKNINQDKSLGMKKYVEDFQKGVEAMKSSMIAADSDKSADRLRWERECKTRQADRQAVKQTDRQADRTDI is encoded by the exons ATGGACCGGATTTCTGATCTGCTCACCCCCACTGAGTGCCAAGATCTGCACCAGGTCCTGACCAACCCAGAGCAGAACATCCTGGAGGAAGTAGACCGGATGtccaaacaaaacagcaacctcGACATTAATGAGAAACGGAAGAAGCGATCCATCA CTACCCCTGCAGAGTGTACGAGGATCATGAAGGAGTGGCTGGCCACTGTTGGAAACAGCATGTATTACGATAGACTCGCCAGAGCATTGCGGAAGATCGGGAGGTCAGATGTCTCAAGAG AGATGGGGAAGAACATCAACCAAGACAAGTCCCTGGGGATGAAGAAGTATGTGGAGGACTTCCAGAAGGGGGTCGAAGCCATGAAGTCTTCCATGATAGCAGCTGACTCAGACAAGTCTGCAGACAGGCTCCGCTGGGAGAGAGAATGTAAGacaagacaggcagacagacaggctgtcAAACAAAcggacaggcaggcagacagaacTGATATATAG